Proteins encoded together in one Deltaproteobacteria bacterium window:
- a CDS encoding response regulator: MDKGIRVLLVDDEETFARNLERLLKFRGFDTAVALDGYSALASLQDPSGFDVVVLDVKMPGMDGIATLKQIRKSRPKVEVIMLTGHATVESGVQSIREGAYDYLMKPCDIEDLAEKIREACRVEQIRNKPVLWPRNRVKEITWPVFFKLRTTDRLQRAFNLFNREKRLPAWESLYILDRADHLVGTVKRSDLIQAARQKVPDKPIDWSDLKCDPELLPDMDIAAVMRTGPHITTHPEEALTTAARRMIEHNIRCMPVVDNDRVRGFIRLQDIFQHANDTSQ, encoded by the coding sequence AGAAACCTTCGCCCGCAACCTGGAGCGGCTGCTGAAGTTCAGGGGGTTCGACACCGCCGTGGCCCTGGATGGATACAGCGCCCTTGCCTCGCTGCAGGACCCGTCCGGATTCGACGTCGTGGTCCTGGATGTCAAAATGCCCGGGATGGACGGCATCGCCACCCTCAAACAGATCAGGAAAAGCCGCCCCAAGGTGGAGGTGATTATGCTCACCGGCCACGCTACCGTGGAGTCCGGTGTCCAGTCCATTCGTGAAGGCGCCTACGACTACCTGATGAAGCCCTGCGACATCGAGGATCTTGCGGAAAAAATCAGGGAGGCCTGCCGGGTGGAGCAGATCAGGAACAAGCCGGTGCTCTGGCCCCGCAACCGCGTCAAGGAGATCACCTGGCCCGTTTTTTTCAAGCTGCGGACCACGGACCGGCTGCAAAGGGCATTTAACCTGTTTAACCGGGAGAAACGGCTGCCGGCCTGGGAATCTCTCTACATCCTGGACCGTGCGGACCACCTAGTGGGCACCGTCAAGCGCAGCGACCTGATCCAGGCCGCCCGGCAAAAGGTTCCGGACAAGCCCATCGACTGGTCGGACCTGAAGTGCGACCCGGAATTGCTCCCCGATATGGACATTGCAGCCGTCATGCGCACCGGCCCGCACATAACCACCCACCCCGAAGAAGCGTTGACAACGGCCGCCCGGCGGATGATCGAGCACAACATTCGCTGTATGCCGGTTGTGGACAACGACAGGGTCAGGGGATTTATCCGGCTACAGGATATATTTCAACATGCAAACGACACCAGCCAATGA
- a CDS encoding sensor histidine kinase: protein MQTTPANDFPYFRKLWRSITAALFAAAFAPLILIGGSMYYYAVSAQKEQTVTALSREVYLHQKAIDSFLKERILDLKSMAETSDLWELIQPGALQKVFNALQPGANQTLYTDLGIIDQDGRHVAYVGPYDLISRNYKNTDWFPAVMASDAYISDLFGGFRNVPHFIVAVKTRQNDRDWIMRATIKAEYFNRMLFEAFGTKGDEVMLVNRRGDYQWIPHRQDLMMTPSGLEIPGHFDGYRIAPNGSKLTVMAWLDNVPWLCVVRMDRRAIFAPLNRQRNVGIFVFILGAILIGLTILLTTNYLVQRLEDKRSKINLMSQHLRQANRMTLSLHLYEGFFRQMNDCLANIGSAAEWIGQINREGGRHDEIRRDIEASLVQIHGEIKRSQKTLQELSHFSRTEDPIVRRVDVNAMLEELVDLFRREFYFKAVGLNKDFENDLPWVRCEPQLLRQVFQNLMVNALEAVGKNGEIHLKTRTQGAMIQITVADTGRGVPPDLAETLFDPLVSHQPGKLGLGLAICKDLLTKMGGDIRLLHNSGQGAAFMVDLPHA from the coding sequence ATGCAAACGACACCAGCCAATGATTTTCCCTATTTCAGAAAATTGTGGCGCAGCATTACCGCCGCACTGTTCGCTGCCGCATTTGCCCCGTTGATTCTGATCGGCGGCAGCATGTACTACTATGCGGTTTCGGCGCAGAAGGAGCAAACCGTCACGGCGCTCAGCAGGGAGGTCTATCTCCACCAGAAGGCCATCGACAGCTTTTTAAAAGAGCGCATCCTGGATCTCAAGTCCATGGCCGAAACCAGCGACTTGTGGGAACTGATTCAGCCGGGTGCCCTGCAGAAAGTGTTCAACGCCCTGCAGCCCGGAGCGAACCAAACGCTCTACACCGATCTGGGTATCATCGACCAGGATGGACGGCATGTGGCCTATGTGGGCCCCTACGATCTGATCTCCCGCAATTATAAGAATACGGACTGGTTCCCCGCCGTCATGGCCTCCGATGCCTATATCAGCGATCTTTTCGGCGGCTTCCGCAATGTTCCCCATTTCATCGTCGCCGTGAAAACGAGGCAGAACGACCGCGACTGGATCATGCGGGCCACGATCAAGGCGGAATACTTCAACCGCATGCTCTTCGAGGCGTTCGGTACAAAAGGCGATGAAGTGATGCTGGTCAACCGCCGGGGTGACTACCAATGGATTCCCCACCGGCAGGATCTCATGATGACACCGTCGGGCCTGGAGATTCCCGGACATTTCGACGGCTACCGGATCGCACCGAACGGTTCGAAGCTGACAGTCATGGCCTGGCTCGACAATGTGCCCTGGCTCTGCGTGGTCCGGATGGACAGAAGAGCGATTTTCGCTCCCTTGAACCGCCAGCGCAATGTGGGCATTTTCGTCTTCATCCTGGGGGCCATACTGATCGGTCTGACCATTTTGCTGACAACCAATTACCTTGTACAACGGCTGGAAGATAAACGCAGCAAAATCAACCTTATGAGCCAGCACCTCCGCCAGGCCAACCGGATGACCCTGTCGCTTCACCTCTATGAAGGCTTTTTCCGTCAAATGAACGATTGCCTGGCAAACATCGGCAGTGCCGCGGAATGGATCGGCCAGATCAACCGGGAAGGAGGACGCCACGATGAGATACGCCGCGATATCGAAGCCAGCCTCGTCCAGATTCACGGTGAAATCAAGCGTTCCCAAAAGACCCTCCAGGAGCTTTCTCACTTCAGCCGGACAGAGGACCCCATCGTGCGCCGGGTGGACGTCAACGCCATGCTCGAAGAACTGGTCGACCTGTTCCGGCGGGAATTCTATTTCAAGGCCGTCGGCCTTAATAAGGACTTTGAAAACGACCTGCCCTGGGTCCGCTGCGAGCCGCAGCTGCTGCGCCAGGTGTTTCAGAACCTGATGGTCAACGCCCTGGAGGCTGTCGGGAAAAACGGAGAAATTCACCTGAAAACCCGCACCCAGGGCGCCATGATCCAGATCACCGTTGCAGACACCGGCAGGGGCGTGCCGCCGGATCTCGCGGAGACGCTCTTTGACCCGCTTGTCAGTCACCAACCGGGCAAACTTGGCCTGGGACTCGCCATCTGCAAGGATTTGCTGACAAAAATGGGTGGTGACATCCGGCTGTTGCATAATTCCGGACAAGGCGCTGCATTCATGGTTGACCTCCCCCATGCTTAA
- a CDS encoding histone deacetylase, which produces MEPLLAVVSDSRYRLHLENMSHLESPRRLQALDAILQHAPFAKRWMGVEPRLATVEEIGWIHSAAYIQKVEKTSGCQLSSFDIDTQASARSYDTARLAVGGVFAMLDEIIRGRVRRGFACIRPPGHHAEKEKAMGFCIFNNAALGARYLQTCYGLEKIMIVDIDAHHGNGIQSAFYDSPAVLYTSWHQFPGFPGTGNLNEMGNGPGLGFTVNIPLGKGQGNRDFARIIRYLIRPLALAYRPQVLLVPCGFDLYRRDRLAGMACTPEGYALLARLLIQIAETVCQGRIGFIMEGGYSLRGIEACGLRLLQELCDLPTLPEKTLCNAGLSRPLPFSTLYKVIQVQRAHWPSLR; this is translated from the coding sequence ATGGAACCTCTATTGGCCGTTGTCAGCGATTCACGCTACCGCCTTCACCTGGAAAACATGTCTCACCTGGAAAGCCCGCGGCGGCTGCAGGCCCTGGATGCCATTCTGCAGCATGCCCCCTTCGCTAAGCGGTGGATGGGAGTGGAGCCGCGCCTGGCAACGGTCGAAGAAATCGGCTGGATCCATTCGGCAGCCTACATCCAAAAGGTCGAAAAAACATCGGGGTGTCAGCTGTCGTCCTTCGACATCGACACTCAGGCCAGCGCCCGCTCTTATGACACCGCCCGTCTCGCCGTAGGCGGCGTGTTTGCGATGCTGGATGAAATCATTCGTGGGAGGGTGCGGCGGGGGTTTGCGTGTATCAGACCCCCGGGCCATCATGCGGAAAAGGAAAAAGCCATGGGGTTCTGCATATTCAACAATGCAGCCCTGGGCGCACGCTATCTGCAGACGTGTTACGGTCTTGAAAAAATCATGATCGTCGATATCGACGCCCATCACGGCAACGGCATTCAGTCCGCCTTTTACGACAGCCCGGCGGTGCTTTACACATCCTGGCATCAATTTCCCGGCTTTCCCGGAACCGGCAATTTGAACGAAATGGGGAACGGCCCGGGGCTGGGATTCACGGTCAACATTCCCCTGGGCAAGGGGCAGGGGAACCGCGATTTTGCCAGGATTATCCGTTATCTGATACGCCCGTTGGCGTTGGCGTATCGGCCGCAAGTCCTGCTGGTCCCCTGTGGTTTCGACCTATACCGGCGCGACCGCTTAGCCGGCATGGCCTGCACGCCGGAGGGCTACGCCCTGCTGGCCCGGCTTTTAATCCAGATAGCTGAAACGGTCTGCCAGGGTCGCATCGGTTTTATCATGGAAGGCGGCTACAGCTTAAGAGGCATCGAGGCCTGCGGCCTGCGCCTTTTGCAGGAGCTCTGCGACCTGCCCACCCTGCCCGAAAAAACCCTGTGCAATGCCGGTCTGTCCCGCCCCCTGCCCTTTTCCACCCTTTACAAGGTCATTCAGGTACAGAGGGCCCACTGGCCGTCACTACGGTAA
- a CDS encoding response regulator, which produces MIGAKILLVDDEEIFTNNMSRLLNSRGYRVTAVNRGSTAIDALEEASFDVIVLDLKMPGMDGIATLQEIKKLGLFTETLILTGHGSIDTALEAIKLGAYDYLTKPCEIDELVEKIEGAWKKKDDAQKVDMQSNIHKVVESPRAVFDVFPKKK; this is translated from the coding sequence ATGATTGGAGCCAAAATTTTACTGGTGGACGATGAAGAAATTTTTACGAACAACATGTCGAGGCTATTGAACAGCCGCGGGTACCGGGTCACCGCGGTCAACCGGGGCAGCACCGCCATCGATGCACTGGAGGAAGCGTCCTTCGACGTCATTGTTTTGGATCTTAAAATGCCGGGCATGGACGGCATTGCGACGCTGCAGGAGATAAAGAAATTGGGACTTTTCACCGAGACGTTGATTTTGACCGGCCATGGGTCCATCGATACCGCTCTGGAAGCCATTAAGTTGGGGGCCTACGACTACCTGACCAAACCCTGTGAAATCGACGAACTGGTGGAAAAGATCGAGGGCGCCTGGAAAAAGAAGGACGATGCCCAGAAAGTCGATATGCAGTCGAACATCCACAAGGTAGTGGAATCACCCCGGGCGGTGTTCGATGTTTTTCCCAAAAAAAAGTAG